Proteins from one Niallia circulans genomic window:
- the purH gene encoding bifunctional phosphoribosylaminoimidazolecarboxamide formyltransferase/IMP cyclohydrolase, giving the protein MKKRALISVSDKTGITSFAKELHELGFELISTGGTKKAIQDSGIPVLSVSDVTGFPEILEGRVKTLNPYIHGGLLAKFDEPGHQAQLEEHKITPIQLVCVNLYPFQATIAKEDVTVEDAIENIDIGGPTMLRASAKNHQYVTVVVDPSDYSIVVDELKAAGEVKFETRRRLAAKVFRHTAAYDSMISQYMSDLTGEENPESLTVTYELKQSLRYGENPHQKAAFYRKPLGSSFSIANATQLHGKELSYNNINDADAAIQIVKEFTEPAAVAIKHSNPCGVGTGEDIFTAFTRAFEADSVSIFGGIVALNREVDADTAKKLHEIFLEIVIAPSFSEDALEVLKGKKNIRLLTIPFTKDDKKEVKFTSIEGGLLVQDFDRYSLDDATITIPTDKKPTDEEWEALKFGWKVVKHVKSNAIVVNNKEMTLGVGAGQMNRVGSAEIALEQAGEKAVGAVLASDAFFPMDDTVEAAAKAGITAIIQTGGSIRDEDSIKKANEYGIAMVLTGVRHFKH; this is encoded by the coding sequence ATGAAAAAGCGTGCGTTAATCAGTGTTTCGGATAAAACAGGAATTACAAGCTTTGCAAAAGAGCTTCATGAATTAGGATTCGAGCTGATCTCTACTGGGGGAACAAAAAAAGCCATTCAAGACAGCGGCATCCCGGTTCTTAGTGTTAGTGATGTAACAGGATTTCCAGAAATCCTTGAAGGCAGAGTTAAAACATTAAATCCTTATATTCATGGCGGTCTTTTGGCGAAATTTGACGAACCTGGACACCAAGCTCAGCTTGAGGAGCATAAAATTACACCAATCCAGCTAGTGTGTGTGAATCTTTATCCATTCCAAGCTACAATCGCGAAGGAAGATGTGACAGTGGAGGATGCCATTGAAAATATTGATATCGGCGGACCGACAATGCTGCGTGCTTCTGCAAAAAACCACCAATATGTAACAGTTGTTGTTGATCCAAGCGACTATTCTATCGTTGTAGATGAGCTGAAAGCAGCTGGAGAAGTGAAATTTGAAACGAGAAGAAGGCTTGCTGCTAAAGTGTTCCGTCACACTGCTGCGTATGATTCAATGATTTCTCAATATATGAGCGATCTTACAGGCGAAGAAAATCCTGAGTCCTTGACTGTAACTTATGAATTGAAGCAGTCGTTAAGATATGGCGAAAATCCACACCAAAAGGCAGCCTTCTACCGCAAGCCTTTAGGATCTTCGTTTTCGATTGCAAATGCAACACAGCTGCACGGGAAGGAGCTTTCCTACAATAACATCAATGATGCGGATGCTGCCATCCAAATCGTTAAGGAATTCACAGAGCCTGCTGCTGTAGCAATTAAGCACAGCAACCCTTGCGGTGTTGGAACAGGGGAAGATATTTTCACTGCATTTACAAGAGCATTTGAGGCAGACTCTGTTTCCATCTTCGGTGGAATTGTGGCCCTGAATAGAGAAGTGGACGCTGATACAGCTAAAAAGCTTCACGAAATTTTCTTAGAAATCGTTATTGCACCGTCCTTTTCAGAAGATGCATTAGAGGTTCTTAAAGGAAAGAAAAATATTCGTCTTTTGACAATTCCTTTCACTAAAGATGATAAAAAAGAAGTGAAATTCACTTCTATTGAAGGCGGCTTGCTTGTTCAAGATTTCGACCGTTATTCATTAGATGATGCGACTATTACTATTCCAACAGATAAAAAACCAACAGACGAAGAGTGGGAAGCACTGAAGTTTGGCTGGAAGGTTGTTAAGCATGTGAAGTCTAATGCGATTGTCGTCAACAATAAAGAAATGACATTAGGCGTAGGTGCAGGGCAAATGAACCGTGTCGGCTCGGCGGAAATTGCGTTGGAGCAGGCAGGAGAAAAAGCAGTTGGTGCAGTATTGGCTTCAGATGCATTCTTCCCAATGGACGATACTGTTGAAGCAGCAGCAAAAGCTGGGATTACTGCAATTATCCAAACAGGCGGCAGTATCAGAGACGAGGATTCCATCAAGAAAGCGAACGAATATGGAATTGCGATGGTACTGACAGGAGTTAGGCACTTTAAACACTAA
- the purN gene encoding phosphoribosylglycinamide formyltransferase has protein sequence MKNIAVFASGSGSNFQALINAVETNELQASIKLLVCDKPKAYVVERAANHNIDVFAFSAKDYPSKAAYELEILQKLKDYEIDLVVLAGYMRLIGDTLLQAFPGRIVNIHPSLLPNFPGKDAVGQALSAGAKETGVTVHFVDEGMDTGPIIAQEAVGIAAGETNESLQAKIQRIEHGLYPKVVQTLVLTKI, from the coding sequence ATGAAAAATATTGCTGTTTTTGCGTCAGGAAGCGGCTCCAATTTTCAAGCGCTCATTAATGCTGTGGAAACTAATGAGCTGCAGGCATCTATAAAATTGCTTGTATGTGATAAACCGAAGGCCTATGTGGTCGAAAGGGCTGCAAACCATAATATTGATGTATTTGCATTTAGTGCTAAAGACTATCCTTCTAAGGCTGCGTATGAGTTGGAAATACTGCAAAAGCTTAAAGATTACGAGATTGATTTGGTTGTTCTTGCTGGGTATATGCGCTTAATCGGAGATACGTTATTGCAGGCGTTTCCTGGAAGAATAGTTAATATCCATCCATCCTTGCTGCCAAATTTTCCAGGTAAAGATGCAGTCGGCCAAGCACTTTCGGCAGGTGCGAAGGAAACAGGGGTAACAGTTCATTTTGTGGATGAAGGAATGGATACAGGTCCAATTATTGCACAGGAAGCTGTGGGAATTGCAGCAGGAGAAACAAATGAGAGTCTCCAGGCAAAAATCCAAAGGATAGAGCATGGTCTTTATCCAAAGGTTGTTCAAACGTTAGTCCTAACAAAAATATGA